One stretch of Sebastes umbrosus isolate fSebUmb1 chromosome 5, fSebUmb1.pri, whole genome shotgun sequence DNA includes these proteins:
- the calr gene encoding calreticulin, with the protein MTALSLLLMAVSAASVLAESSVYLREQFEDGDAWKSRWVESKHKSDYGQLVLTAGKFYGDAEQDKGLQTSQDARFYASSYRFDDFSNQGEPLVIQFTVKHEQSIDCGGGYIKLFPSGLNQEDMHGDSVYNIMFGPDICGPGTKKVHVIFNYKGKNHLINKDIRCKDDEYSHLYTLIVNPDNTYEVKIDNKKVESGNLEDDWDFLPPKKVKDPEAKKPEDWDDREKVPDPDDKKPEDWDKPENIPDPDAKKPDDWDEEMDGEWEPPMVANPEYKGEWKPSEINNPAYKGKWVHPEIDNPEYTADSEIYKYDSIGVIGLDLWQVKSGTIFDNFLITNDPNLAEEVGNDTWGKAKDAEKKMKEGQEDEERKKRDDDENQRRDEAKEEDEEEEEKDEEEEGDEEEEEEGEEQEEEEEEDEGTDSKLKDEL; encoded by the exons ATGACAGCCCTGTCGCTGCTGTTGATGGCCGTGTCGGCCGCATCTGTCCTGGCCGAGTCCTCTGTGTATCTGAGAGAGCAATTTGAAGATGGGG ATGCCTGGAAGAGTCGCTGGGTGGAATCCAAGCACAAGTCAGACTACGGCCAGTTGGTCCTGACTGCTGGGAAGTTCTACGGAGATGCAGAGCAAGACAAAG GTCTGCAGACGAGCCAGGACGCCCGCTTCTACGCCTCATCGTATCGTTTTGATGACTTCAGCAACCAGGGCGAGCCTCTAGTCATCCAGTTCACTGTGAAACACGAGCAGAGCATCGACTGTGGTGGAGGCTACATTAAACTGTTCCCCTCAGGCCTTAACCAGGAGGACATGCACGGAGACTCCGTCTACAACATCATGTTCG GTCCTGACATTTGTGGCCCCGGCACAAAGAAGGTTCATGTCATCTTCAACTACAAAGGCAAGAACCATCTGATTAACAAGGACATCAGATGCAAG GATGATGAGTACTCCCACTTGTACACACTGATTGTCAACCCTGACAACACTTACGAGGTCAAGATTGACAATAAGAAGGTCGAGTCCGGCAATCTGGAGGATGACTGGGACTTCCTGCCTCCCAAAAAAGTTAAGGACCCTGAAGCCAAAAAGCCAGAGGACTGGGATGACAGGGAGAAGGTTCCCGACCCTGACGATAAGAAACCAGAG GACTGGGACAAACCTGAGAACatccctgatcctgatgctaagAAGCCTGATGACTGGGATGAAGAGATGGACGGAGAGTGGGAGCCGCCTATGGTCGCTAACCCTGAGTACAAG GGTGAGTGGAAGCCCAGCGAGATCAACAATCCTGCCTACAAGGGCAAGTGGGTCCACCCTGAGATCGACAACCCGGAGTACACGGCCGATTCTGAGATCTATAAATACGACAGCATCGGCGTGATTGGACTCGACTTGTGGCAG GTTAAATCTGGTACCATCTTTGATAACTTCCTGATCACCAACGACCCAAACCTGGCAGAGGAAGTAGGCAACGACACATGGGGCAAAGCTAAG GATgcagagaagaagatgaaggaaggccaagaggatgaggagagaaagaagcgtgatgatgatgaaaaccagaggagagatgaggcaaaggaggaagacgaggaggaagaggagaaagatgaggaggaggagggagatgaagaagaggaggaggaaggggaagagcaggaggaggaagaagaggaggatgaaggcaCGGACTCTAAACTCAAGGATGAGTTATAA